The DNA window ATAGATTTAAAAAAATTACCTATAAAAATATATACAATAATATAGACCTGGTATTTTTTAAACCAAAAGATACTTTAAAACCAATAGAATATAATTTTATTGTAAGACCAGGTGGCAAAATATCTGATATTAAAATGAAGTTTAATGGTTGTAAAACTTCGTTGGACAATGGGAAAATAAATATGAAACTCCGCTTTGGTGATATGCAGGAGAATATTCCTCTTTCATGGTTGGTAGATGGTGATAAAAAACAAGATACTCATATAAAATTCATCCAAATCAAAAATAACACTTATGGATTTGAAGGAAAACAAGATCTATACAATAAAACATTAATAATTGATCCCGTTCCAACACCGCTATGGATTAAAAATTCACCAAATTGGGTTTGGCACGATAGTTCATACTGCCGCGTATTAGCAAACGCAAATCAAGAAGTTTATTCAAGTTTCACAACCATTGCAAGGTATAATGTTGCTACTAATACATATAATGTAATGGATTCTAATTCTCAAAACTATGGATATATTTCAAAATTTGATCCATTAGGAAATAAAATTTGGGGAGTATTTTTAGGAAATCATCATTTTGATTATAGTGGTGATGAAACAAATTTATTAAAAGATATCGCTATTAATAGCAATAATGAAATATATGCAGTTGGACATGCAAGAGACTCGACGAATGGTACAAATACTATAACGACACCAGGAGCTCATAAAGAACATTCATCATATGTAAATCCCATCTATTATGCTGAAAACGAGGATGCATTTATTATAAAATTCAATGATAGTGGGACTAAAATATGGGGCACTTATTTCGGAGGGGATAATGCAGATACTATAAATTCACTTGTGCTTGACTCTAGTGAGAATTTAATATTGGGAGGTTTTGCGGTAGGAAATAATGGAATCACAACCCCTAACGCTGCAGTTCCAACCAATTCTAATGTATATAATGGAATTTCATTTATTGCTAAATTTTCTCCTGCAGGCCAGCAAATTTATGGATCTTATTTTAATTTAAGAGATGGTATAAAAAAGATTGATCGTGATAATGCAAACAATATCTATTTAGCGGGAACTGTTTATAGAAATTATAATACGAGTGGACAGGCTACAGCTGGCACCCATCAACAAACTATAATTGGTGAAGCCAATACTTATCTGGCAAAGCTTGACAGCAATTTTCAATTTTTGTGGTCAACTTACTATGGTGGAAGAGATGGATATGGCATTCAAAGCAATTCAGATGAAGGAGTAACATCCGTAAGTGATTTAAAAATAGATAAGGACAATAATGTAATTCTGCTGGGTGAAACCACGGCACATGAAAAAATTTCAACTCCAGGAACCCACCAGACTCAATACAATGGATATGTTGGTAATGATATCTATTTGACAAAGTTCAATCCTACTGGAAATCAAATATGGGGAACTTATTTTGGTGCAACAACAGGTAACGCCGTAGATGATGATCAAGCATACGGCCTTTCTATAGATGACACCAATAATATATTATTTTGTGGCCGCACATTCAATAATATTCAAATAGCAACTCCAAATGGATTTTTGCCAACAAACAATGGGGGTTATAATGGGGGATTTTTCACCAAATTTAGTACAGTAGGTAATCAAATATGGGGATCTTATTTTTATGGTGAAATTAATTCTATTTATGCCAAAAGTAATAATATTTATACCCTTGGAGCTACTCAAACAAATAATAATTTTGCTAAATTTTATGATTGTAGTGTTGGAATTTCTGCTACATCAAACTCTCCGGTTTGTATCAATTCATCCATCCAATTAAATGCAACCGGCGGAACAACATTCAATTGGACAGGACCAAATGGATTTACTTCTAATCTGCAAAACCCAACAATTCCAAATGCTACAGTAGCCAATTCGGGAACGTACACCTGCCATATTTCTGGTTCACTAGGTTGCGATGGAACTTTTACTGCAAATGTAGTAGTTGGAGATAATATAGCACCAATTCCCAATATTGCAAACTTACCAGATATCACAGGAGATTGTCATACAACAATTTCTAATTTTCCTGCCGCAACAGATAATTGCGCTGGAGTTATCAATGCTACAACTACGGACCCACTTTCTTATTCGATTCCTGGAACATATGTCGTTCATTGGGCCTATAATGATGGTCATGGGAATACGGCAATACAAAATCAGAATGTAATTATCAGTTCCCCAGCTCTTCCTGTAACAACAAATCCAACACAAATATTTTGTGCAACAAATCAGCCCAAAGTTTCTGACCTCCAAATTACAGGTCAAAATATCAAATGGTATGATGTAACAGGAAACATTTTGCCTCCAACAACTCCACTTGTAACCGGGCAGACCTATTATGCATCACAAACCATTAATGGATGTGAAAGTAATAAAACAGCCATTCAGGTAACCGTAAATACGACTCCTAAACCAACAGCCAATACAGCTCAGGATTTTTGTGCCTCAATAAATCCAACCTTGACAAATCTAGTAGTTACAGGAACTTCCCTGGTATTTTATGATGGAGCAGGAAACATTCTACCACTTAGTACAACATTAATTCACGGACAAACTTATTTTGTAACACAAACTATAAATGGATGTGAATCTGAGAAACAAGCTATTGCAGTTACTTTATCGGTGAATAATGTTCCTGCTCAGGATCTCACAGCTGCGATATGCAATGACACAACAGGAGCTACAATGAGTATTAATCTTCATTCATATGAAGCCAATATCATTGCTAATCCAAACAATTATACTTTTGTTTATACGGACAGTACTGGAAATATTATTCCAAACCCATCCAGTTATATAATGAGCATCGGTTCCACCGTTATTCATGTAAAAGTATCTACCGCTGATGGATGTTTCACCGTGGTAAGATTGAGTTTAACATTAAATCCAAAACCGAAGATCAACTTTCCGGATCAGCTTGATTTTTGTCAGGGCAAGACTATAACTTTAGATGCAGGAGCCGGATTCACATCGTACCTTTGGAATACGGGAGCGACTACACAAACGATTGTGGTTTCAACTCCAGGAAATTATTCCGTGAAAGTGACTAATAGTTTCGGTTGTGAAAACATTGCCAGTACACAAGTCAGCTACTCTATTCTGGCAGAGATTGTTTCTGTAACCATTACCAATAATTCCGCAACAATACTTCTTTCAGCAACCGGAAACTATGAATATTCGTTAGATAATATCAACTGGCAGGATTCTAATGTATTTACCAATCTGAGTATGGGAGAATACATTGTTTATGTAAGAACGAAATCAGGATGTATCATTGGGCAAAAAAACTTTTCTATTTTTAATATTCCGAACATGATCACGCCTAATGGTGATGGCTTCAACGACAAATGGAGAATAAAAGGTCTGGAAAATTATACTGGAACTGAAATAGGAGTCTATGACAGAAAAGGCATCCCGGTATTTAAAGACATCATTAATAAAAAACCCTTTGAGTGGGATGGAAAATACAATTCAACTCCATTATCAACAGGAAATTATTGGTACCTAATAAAAGTATCAGACGGAAGGATATATAATGGATGGTTACTCATTAAAAACAGAGACTAAAATAAAAAACGAGCAGAAATTTCTGCTCGTTTTGTTTTTACAATAATCTAATTTTATCTTCTAAAATATCGATAATTTTATCTTTATAGAGTCCTCCAATCGCTTTCTTGAAGTTCTTTTTACTCATCTGGATCTCATCTTTGATCTCTTCAGGAGAGGACTTGTCTGATAAATGAAGAAGTCCATAATTTTCTTCAAGCTTGTTAAGTATCTTTTGTTTAAACTCATCAACGTTTTCAAATCCTTCAGGCTGTAAAGAAACATCTATCTTACCATCTTCACGGATTGTTTTGATATACCCTGTTTCTTCAGATAATGGATACAGTTTTTTGAAAACATCAGAAGCATAAATCAATCCGATATATTTTTTATTGATGATCACATTCCAGCCTATTTCGCTTTCATTCATCATGATCAAATCTACTTTATCGCCTTTTTGGAATGGCAGATTTTCATATTGAGGATTTCTTTTGAATTTTGTTGTCCCTGTAATCAGGTCCATATCTTCATCTACATAAAGATATACAAGATATCTCTTTGCTTCAATGATCTTGGATTTTTGCTGTTTGTAAGGAATAAATAAATCTTTAATAATTCCCCAATCCATAAAAGCTCCACTAGGAAGACTTTCTACACAGCTCATTACAGCAAACTCTCCCACTTCAGCCAATGGAATTTCGGTCGTTGCTTTTAATTTACCATCATCCTGATAAACAAAAACCTCAACCTCATCATCAATTTCTTTGTCTTCCTGAGTGAACACCTTAGGCAAAAAAGCTTTTTCACCAGATTCATCACTTAAGATCCATCCTGAATTATTTTTTTCTGAAATTTTTAAAGTCTGAGTTCTTCCGAGTTGCATTAATGATTGAATTAGTCTGCAAAGGTACGGAAATATAAAATTAATCATTAATAAATAATCATTGAAGATACATAAATCCATATTCTATAGAACCAAGAATAAGCCTATCACTCTTTAATTTCAAGCATCTCAATACAGGTTATGATTTAAAAATTGATAAAGAAAAAAAATTTTAAAAGAATTACTTTTGGAGTACAGTTTAATATGGCTCCTGTAAAATCATCTAAATTTTATGAGAAAATGAAAGTGATACAATAAAAAAAGAAGCACTAAGCTTCCCTTCCTTTTATCATGATTTTGTTATAAATTCCATCAATTCCCGTTTGCTGCTATCGAAATCAAAGGCATCATAAACCAAAAAATACTTGTTTTTATCTGCACAATTACGATACATAGATTTAGCCAGCGCCAATTTATTTTTGTCAAAACTTAAAGACTTTACCAGGTCTCTTATTTGCCGAGAAGAAAACATTGAATTACGCATTTGCTGATTGATCATACGAATTTTTCCATCATCAAATTTCTCATTGTCTTGCAACATTTCAAAAAACTGACTAAAAGTACGATCATCCATCGCATTTCCTGACTGATTCCAATTTCCTGATTGATTCCCATAAGGATCATTCCATACATCATTCCAATCATTAAAACCATAAGACTGGCTCTTGACAGGATATGAATCCAATAGATACAAGCCTTCATTCGTAAAAAAATCCAATACCAATCTGTTATTATTCCGAAGCATTAAAGTGGTTTTATAAATTAGAAAACCATTATCATAAATGGATATTGGCATTCTACCAGACTGCAAATCAAAAAAACGATATTTACCCGAACCATTAGAAATTGCCTGATCTCCTAATTCAACAGTAAAGTAACCCAATTCTGGAATTCTTAGAAAAACTTCGGCATAACCATAGTTTTGATTCCATTGATAATTTGGAGTCCTGAAACCATTATTTTGATTATTCTGATTCCTAAAACCTGAATTATTTTTGTTGCTGTTTTTATTATCGAAACCTTGTGTTCTTGCAGATTGCATTTCTGTCTTTGAAGCTTCATTTTTTAAGAGTTCACCTGCTTTTCCAGCTTCCTGAGCAAAAGAATAAATTCCGGCGAACAATACTAAATAAATATTTTTTTCATTTATTTTACTTTATAATGTGCATCTCTATTTCTATGCCAAAAAAAAGAGAAACCTAAAATAGGTTTCTCTTTTTTTATTTAAATCTTGAAATTTTTAATCTTTCAATAAAATATTAGATATGAATAGGTCTCTTACCTGTAGCATCCAATGCAGCTTCTTTGATCGCTTCTGCATATGTTGGGTGAGCGTGAGAACTTCTTGCAACATCTTCAGCACTTGCACGGAATTCCATTGCAATTACGCCTTCTGCAATTAAGTCAGCTGCTCTGGCTCCGATGATATGCATTCCTAAAATCTCGTCCGTTTTTTCATCAGCGATGATTTTAACCAATCCATCAACATCACCACTTGCACGGCTTCTTCCTAAAGCTCTCATTGGGAATGAACCAACTTTAATAGCAACACCTTCTTCTTTCAGTTGCTCTTCAGTTTTACCAACACCAGCAACTTCAGGCCATGTATAAACAACACCAGGAATTAAGTTATAGTTGATATGTGGCTTTTGACCTGCTAATATTTCAGCAACCAAAGTACCTTCCTCACTCGCTTTATGAGCAAGCATCGCTCCTTTGATCACATCTCCGATCGCGTAGATATTAGAAACATTAGTTTGTAAGTGATCGTTTGTTTTTACTCTTCCTCTTTCATCAAGCTCAACACCTGCTTTTTCAAGCCCAAGACCTTCTGTATAAGGCTTTCTTCCTACAGAAACTAAACAATAATCTCCTTCTACAACTACTTCTTCTCCTTTTTTATCTTTAGCGGTAACTTTTACAGTATCTCCATTTCTCTCCACTGCAGAAACAGCCGTAGAAAGCATAAACTTCATTCCTTGTTTCTTAAGAACTTTTGTCAATTCTTTACTTAATGCACCGTCCATTCCAGGAATGATCTTGTCCATAAACTCAACTACTGTTACCTGAGCTCCTAATCTTAAATATACGGAACCTAATTCAAGACCAATTACACCCCCTCCGATTACTACTAAATGCTTAGGGATTTCTTTAAGGGCCAACGCTTCTGTAGAAGTGATCACTCTTTCTTTATCAAGCGTAATGAAAGGAAGTGAAGACGGCTTAGAACCTGTTGCAATGATTGTATATTTTGATTCAATCGTTTCAGAAGAACCATCGTTTTTAGTTACTTTGATCTGAGTAGCAGATTCAAAACTTCCCAATCCTTCAAAAACAGTGATTTTATTTTTGTCCATCAAAAACTGGATTCCCTTAGTTGTCTGATCTACAACTTCGTTTTTACGCTCTATCATTCTTGCAATATCTGCCTGCGGCTCATTGATAATGATTCCGTGGCTCGCAAAATTATGTTTCGCATTTTCGAAATGTTCAGAACTATCTAAAAGTGCTTTTGAAGGAATACATCCAACGTTAAGACAAGTTCCGCCTAAAGTTGAATATTTTTCAATAATTGCTGTTTTGAAGCCTAATTGTGCAGCACGAATAGCAGCAACATAACCACCAGGACCAGAACCTATTACGGTAACATCGAATTGACTCATGTTATTTTATGAATTTGTTATTATTATCTATCTTAAGTCTCACAAATTTAATGATAAATTACCAAGCACCAAAGTGAGATTTATCAATTTTAAAATACCACCCGTTATCCATTTTCTGAAAGTTATAAATCAACATATACTTTCCCTTTTCCTATTGCTCCTGTATGCGAAAAATAAGACCCACCATAAAGATACCATTCCATGTTTTCAATATAATCTATGGCATTTTCAGGAGTAATTTTTTCAATATTTTTATCATTAATAATTCCTCGGTACCATCTTCCTGATCTGGAAAAAGATTCATATTCAACAAAATATTTAACCCATTTTCTTTTACATCTTCTGCATATTTCAATCGTTACTTCACCATATCTTCCATTGGTATGGTCCGTTCCCAATTCATAACTATCATAATCTTTATAGCTAATGGGTGGACTTTCGCATGTACAGTTGATTTTTGAGATCGGATTCATAGATTTAATCTTAGACTGGGAAGCAATATAGTAATTTATTTAAAATCGACAGGAGATTTTTACAAATGCTGTCTCTTATTTTTCCGGTAAATCTGTATGATAAAAAGTACCATCACAAAAGTCATCAATACGGAAGGGAGTATCTGACTATAAGGTTTGTAATCTGATAAAACTGTACCTATAAAAGCTGATAATAATCCACTTAATGCACTGATCATCTTACAGGAATGTTCATACATCCAAAGGTTACCATATTTGAATTTAGGAATCGAGTATCTTACTACATCATAGAAAATAACCAGAAATAAATATCCTACTGTTGAATAAATAACAACAGGACTCCAATAAAAACCAATAGATTTTAAATAATATAAAAAAAATAATGTGATGATCATTGCCAGTATCATTACTAACACATCCTGTAGGTATAAAGTATTGGTCTTTATTTTCACAATTCTTACTCCCGAATACGTATTGTAACCCGCCAAAACTGTGATCACGAGTAAAAATAAATTACGCTTGAAAACTACAACTCCTAAAATACCTGTAATAATGATCAAAACCATAAAGAATACAAACAAAACACCTGCTTTTTTATGAAATAGTGTTCCTTTCTTTTTAAGCAGAATAAGAAAACCGATAGAAAGCGCAATAGTCCCGCTTATAACATGAATGATAATATTGGTTAAATGAAAATTTGCGTCCATATATTTTTGAATGCAAAAATCATTAAAACACCTA is part of the Chryseobacterium paludis genome and encodes:
- a CDS encoding DUF7948 domain-containing protein — encoded protein: MRKILFLFSVLCCTFLFSQTKPTNDTPYYFYENKGQIIDQNGKENADVKYLFISNGLNVQLKKNGFSYDVYQVEKLKEAPSKEKKQNLSDEKLDKLKYKYHRIDIDLIGSNSNVELISDEQSPDYENFYNIPNRPNGVLKVYRFKKITYKNIYNNIDLVFFKPKDTLKPIEYNFIVRPGGKISDIKMKFNGCKTSLDNGKINMKLRFGDMQENIPLSWLVDGDKKQDTHIKFIQIKNNTYGFEGKQDLYNKTLIIDPVPTPLWIKNSPNWVWHDSSYCRVLANANQEVYSSFTTIARYNVATNTYNVMDSNSQNYGYISKFDPLGNKIWGVFLGNHHFDYSGDETNLLKDIAINSNNEIYAVGHARDSTNGTNTITTPGAHKEHSSYVNPIYYAENEDAFIIKFNDSGTKIWGTYFGGDNADTINSLVLDSSENLILGGFAVGNNGITTPNAAVPTNSNVYNGISFIAKFSPAGQQIYGSYFNLRDGIKKIDRDNANNIYLAGTVYRNYNTSGQATAGTHQQTIIGEANTYLAKLDSNFQFLWSTYYGGRDGYGIQSNSDEGVTSVSDLKIDKDNNVILLGETTAHEKISTPGTHQTQYNGYVGNDIYLTKFNPTGNQIWGTYFGATTGNAVDDDQAYGLSIDDTNNILFCGRTFNNIQIATPNGFLPTNNGGYNGGFFTKFSTVGNQIWGSYFYGEINSIYAKSNNIYTLGATQTNNNFAKFYDCSVGISATSNSPVCINSSIQLNATGGTTFNWTGPNGFTSNLQNPTIPNATVANSGTYTCHISGSLGCDGTFTANVVVGDNIAPIPNIANLPDITGDCHTTISNFPAATDNCAGVINATTTDPLSYSIPGTYVVHWAYNDGHGNTAIQNQNVIISSPALPVTTNPTQIFCATNQPKVSDLQITGQNIKWYDVTGNILPPTTPLVTGQTYYASQTINGCESNKTAIQVTVNTTPKPTANTAQDFCASINPTLTNLVVTGTSLVFYDGAGNILPLSTTLIHGQTYFVTQTINGCESEKQAIAVTLSVNNVPAQDLTAAICNDTTGATMSINLHSYEANIIANPNNYTFVYTDSTGNIIPNPSSYIMSIGSTVIHVKVSTADGCFTVVRLSLTLNPKPKINFPDQLDFCQGKTITLDAGAGFTSYLWNTGATTQTIVVSTPGNYSVKVTNSFGCENIASTQVSYSILAEIVSVTITNNSATILLSATGNYEYSLDNINWQDSNVFTNLSMGEYIVYVRTKSGCIIGQKNFSIFNIPNMITPNGDGFNDKWRIKGLENYTGTEIGVYDRKGIPVFKDIINKKPFEWDGKYNSTPLSTGNYWYLIKVSDGRIYNGWLLIKNRD
- a CDS encoding CvfB family protein; this encodes MQLGRTQTLKISEKNNSGWILSDESGEKAFLPKVFTQEDKEIDDEVEVFVYQDDGKLKATTEIPLAEVGEFAVMSCVESLPSGAFMDWGIIKDLFIPYKQQKSKIIEAKRYLVYLYVDEDMDLITGTTKFKRNPQYENLPFQKGDKVDLIMMNESEIGWNVIINKKYIGLIYASDVFKKLYPLSEETGYIKTIREDGKIDVSLQPEGFENVDEFKQKILNKLEENYGLLHLSDKSSPEEIKDEIQMSKKNFKKAIGGLYKDKIIDILEDKIRLL
- a CDS encoding DUF4476 domain-containing protein, encoding MFAGIYSFAQEAGKAGELLKNEASKTEMQSARTQGFDNKNSNKNNSGFRNQNNQNNGFRTPNYQWNQNYGYAEVFLRIPELGYFTVELGDQAISNGSGKYRFFDLQSGRMPISIYDNGFLIYKTTLMLRNNNRLVLDFFTNEGLYLLDSYPVKSQSYGFNDWNDVWNDPYGNQSGNWNQSGNAMDDRTFSQFFEMLQDNEKFDDGKIRMINQQMRNSMFSSRQIRDLVKSLSFDKNKLALAKSMYRNCADKNKYFLVYDAFDFDSSKRELMEFITKS
- the lpdA gene encoding dihydrolipoyl dehydrogenase — encoded protein: MSQFDVTVIGSGPGGYVAAIRAAQLGFKTAIIEKYSTLGGTCLNVGCIPSKALLDSSEHFENAKHNFASHGIIINEPQADIARMIERKNEVVDQTTKGIQFLMDKNKITVFEGLGSFESATQIKVTKNDGSSETIESKYTIIATGSKPSSLPFITLDKERVITSTEALALKEIPKHLVVIGGGVIGLELGSVYLRLGAQVTVVEFMDKIIPGMDGALSKELTKVLKKQGMKFMLSTAVSAVERNGDTVKVTAKDKKGEEVVVEGDYCLVSVGRKPYTEGLGLEKAGVELDERGRVKTNDHLQTNVSNIYAIGDVIKGAMLAHKASEEGTLVAEILAGQKPHINYNLIPGVVYTWPEVAGVGKTEEQLKEEGVAIKVGSFPMRALGRSRASGDVDGLVKIIADEKTDEILGMHIIGARAADLIAEGVIAMEFRASAEDVARSSHAHPTYAEAIKEAALDATGKRPIHI
- a CDS encoding DUF2306 domain-containing protein; this encodes MDANFHLTNIIIHVISGTIALSIGFLILLKKKGTLFHKKAGVLFVFFMVLIIITGILGVVVFKRNLFLLVITVLAGYNTYSGVRIVKIKTNTLYLQDVLVMILAMIITLFFLYYLKSIGFYWSPVVIYSTVGYLFLVIFYDVVRYSIPKFKYGNLWMYEHSCKMISALSGLLSAFIGTVLSDYKPYSQILPSVLMTFVMVLFIIQIYRKNKRQHL